The Scomber scombrus chromosome 22, fScoSco1.1, whole genome shotgun sequence genome has a window encoding:
- the LOC134004587 gene encoding leucine-rich repeat neuronal protein 3 encodes MKDVSFVDRLFVGLAMASFVLATEERPDCPKLCVCEIRPWFSPSSVYMEAQTVDCNDLGLFSLPDKLPLGTQVLLLQTNNVAKIDKPLDYLANITEIDLSQNNLSSISDVHLGNLPQLLSLHMEENWIRELPDQCLAELANLQELYMNHNLIFSISPMAFKGLKNLVRLHLNSNKLEAIHREWFEPMPNLEILMIGENPVLLIDDMNFKPLSNLRSLVLTRMNLSQLPDDALSGLDNLESISFYDNIFPEVPHSALRNVKNLKFLDLNKNPIARIQRGDFVDMLHLKELGINSMPELVSIDSFALNNLPELTKIEATNNPKLSYIHPNAFYKLPRLETLMLNGNALSALHRITVESLPNLREVSMHSNPIRCDCVVRWMNMNKTNIRFMEPDSLYCVEPPEYEGQHVRQVHFREMMEICLPLISPESMPGQIKAQNGSSVSLHCRAFAEPEPDIYWITPSGIRVLPNTVSDKFYMHPEGTFDIYDITKNEAGPYTCVAHNLVGADLKSVSVEVNGYFPQPANGSLNILIKSVETHSILVSWQASPGTLAPNIKWYTLPNANHPTTAFTSRVPSDVQVYNLTHLSPATEYKVCVDVRSIHYNHDTKCVNVTTKGLELAVKNTEKWDAAVITVFGVLLAVISVACLLIYVSLRNHHLYGDIRRCDSKASLTSMEATSMHSPFFTKLWVSGKGLPSGVEVKATVINVSDNAF; translated from the coding sequence ATGAAGGACGTGTCATTCGTGGATCGTCTCTTTGTCGGCTTGGCCATGGCCTCTTTTGTCTTGGCCACTGAGGAGAGGCCTGATTGCCCGAAACTCTGTGTATGTGAGATTAGACCCTGGTTTTCTCCCAGTTCAGTGTAcatggaggcacagacagttgACTGTAATGACTTGGGACTCTTTAGCCTGCCGGACAAATTACCCTTGGGCACACAAGTACTATTACTGCAAACAAACAATGTTGCCAAGATTGACAAACCTTTGGATTACCTGGCCAACATCACAGAGATTGATTTATCACAAAACAACTTATCCTCTATCAGCGACGTCCATCTGGGGAATCTTCctcagcttctgtctcttcatatGGAGGAGAACTGGATACGAGAGCTGCCTGACCAATGTCTGGCAGAGTTGGCTAACCTTCAGGAGCTCTACATGAATCACAACCTTATCTTCTCCATTTCCCCAATGGCTTTTAAGGGTCTCAAAAACCTTGTACGGCTCCACCTCAATTCTAACAAGCTGGAGGCCATTCATAGAGAGTGGTTCGAACCCATGCCAAATCTGGAAATCCTGATGATTGGTGAAAATCCAGTTCTTTTGATTGATGATATGAACTTCAAACCTCTCAGTAACCTCCGCAGTCTTGTTCTTACCAGAATGAACCTATCTCAGCTTCCCGACGATGCACTGTCTGGTCTTGATAACTTAGAGAGCATCTCTTTCTATGATAATATTTTCCCTGAGGTGCCCCATTCAGCActgagaaatgtaaaaaatcttaAGTTTTTGGATCTTAATAAAAACCCTATTGCGAGGATACAGAGAGGGGACTTTGTGGATATGCTCCATCTGAAAGAGCTGGGGATTAATAGCATGCCAGAACTAGTTTCCATCGACAGCTTTGCTCTCAATAACCTCCCTGAGCTGACCAAAATAGAAGCCACCAACAATCCTAAACTCTCCTACATCCATCCTAATGCTTTCTACAAACTACCACGTCTGGAAACCCTAATGCTGAATGGCAATGCGCTTAGTGCCCTCCACAGGATTACTGTTGAGTCCCTTCCGAATCTCAGAGAGGTTAGCATGCACAGCAACCCAATCCGCTGTGACTGCGTAGTCCGCTGGATGAACATGAACAAGACCAACATTCGCTTCATGGAGCCCGACTCACTGTACTGTGTTGAGCCTCCGGAGTACGAGGGCCAGCATGTCCGACAGGTGCACTTCAGGGAGATGATGGAGATTTGTCTGCCACTCATTTCTCCCGAAAGCATGCCCGGGCAAATTAAAGCACAGAATGGGAGCTCAGTTTCACTCCACTGTCGGGCCTTTGCTGAACCGGAGCCAGACATCTACTGGATCACCCCGTCTGGTATTAGAGTCCTGCCTAACACCGTGTCTGACAAATTCTACATGCACCCAGAGGGAACTTTTGACATCTATGATATAACAAAAAATGAAGCTGGTCCTTACACTTGTGTTGCCCATAATCTGGTTGGAGCTGATCTTAAATCTGTTTCAGTTGAAGTGAATGGATATTTTCCCCAACCTGCAAATGGATCTCTGAACATCCTAATAAAGTCAGTGGAGACACACTCCATCCTGGTTTCCTGGCAGGCAAGTCCTGGCACTCTGGCTCCAAACATTAAATGGTACACCCTTCCAAATGCTAACCATCCCACCACAGCATTTACCTCCAGGGTACCCTCTGATGTTCAAGTCTACAACCTCACCCACCTCAGCCCTGCCACTGAGTACAAAGTATGTGTGGATGTCCGTAGCATCCACTACAACCATGATACCAAATGTGTCAATGTCACCACTAAGGGATTGGAGCTGGCAGTCAAGAACACAGAAAAATGGGACGCAGCAGTAATCACTGTCTTTGGTGTGCTCTTGGCTGTTATTTCAGTGGCATGCCTGCTTATTTACGTGTCTCTGAGGAACCACCACCTTTACGGGGATATAAGGAGATGCGACTCCAAAGCTTCACTGACATCAATGGAAGCTACCAGTATGCACTCTCCGTTCTTTACAAAGCTGTGGGTTTCAGGTAAAGGACTGCCAAGTGGAGTGGAAGTGAAAGCCACAGTCATAAATGTATCAGACAATGCCTTTTAA